The stretch of DNA ATCCTCTTTTATATCCTCTTTTATATCCTCTTTTATATCCTCTTTTATATCCTCTTTTATATCCTCTTTTATATCCTCTTTTATATCCTCTTTTATATCCTCTTTTACAACGGATTTATTTTTATATTCTTCAACATTTTTCGGTATCGAACTTACTTTAGTTTTAGCTTTAGCTTTCGTTACTTTTTTATTCTTACTCTTATTATTGGTATCTTTGATCTTTTTAATGTCTTTTTTCTTATTTTTCTTATTTTTCTTATTATATTGTTTTAATCCAATTATAATTATTGTAGCAACTACGAAAATTGACAATAATGCTAAAATCCAATTTAAATCCATGAAATTCACGGATTCTAACAGGCCATCATTTTGCGAATTTCCATTGTTAGTATTTGAATTTACAAGCTGACTCTTAAATTCTTCCGCAAGTTTCTTATTATTTTGAATATCGACGTTATTCGGGTCTAATTCCAAAGCCTTATCGTAGCATTGGATAGCTTTATCGTATTTATCCATATTGTATAGTGAATTTCCTTTAGTATTGTAGATAGTCGCACTTTCGGGACCTATCTCCAAAGCTTTATCGTAGCATTGGATAGCTTCTTCATACCTGCTTAATTCGTGAAGTGCATTTCCTTTATGATACCAAGATATATAGTTGCTATTGTTTACTTGTATTGATTTGTCATAGCAACTTATAGCTTCTTCATACCTGCTTAATTCGTGAAGTATGTAGCCTTTATCCATTTGATTAAGATAATTAGTTGGGTTTACACTTATGGCTTTATCACAATAGTTTAAAGCTTCCACGTCTCGCCCTAAATCGTAAAGAAGATA from Methanococcus voltae encodes:
- a CDS encoding tetratricopeptide repeat protein, whose protein sequence is MYIKKFKNFKNLSLLMILFVFINPVLGLETGSLDSYGYTADDWVEEGNNCVSIQQYDKALECYDNAIALEPNNDNIYIYKAYLLYDLGRDVEALNYCDKAISVNPTNYLNQMDKGYILHELSRYEEAISCYDKSIQVNNSNYISWYHKGNALHELSRYEEAIQCYDKALEIGPESATIYNTKGNSLYNMDKYDKAIQCYDKALELDPNNVDIQNNKKLAEEFKSQLVNSNTNNGNSQNDGLLESVNFMDLNWILALLSIFVVATIIIIGLKQYNKKNKKNKKKDIKKIKDTNNKSKNKKVTKAKAKTKVSSIPKNVEEYKNKSVVKEDIKEDIKEDIKEDIKEDIKEDIKEDIKEDIKED